One window of Dehalobacterium formicoaceticum genomic DNA carries:
- a CDS encoding DUF488 domain-containing protein — MMYHTIIKRIYEPPGEDDGYRVLVDRLWPRGISKERAHIDEWAKSITPSSEIRKEFHHDPDLMDEFKQKYLFELDNNQYSPAFAEHIRKKLEHGNVTLLYAAKSQTINHAIILKEWLDQLISG; from the coding sequence ATGATGTATCATACCATCATCAAGAGAATATACGAACCACCCGGGGAAGATGATGGGTATCGAGTATTAGTTGACAGGTTGTGGCCAAGAGGAATCAGTAAAGAAAGGGCCCATATTGATGAATGGGCGAAATCTATTACTCCAAGTTCGGAAATCAGAAAAGAATTTCACCATGACCCTGATCTGATGGATGAATTCAAACAAAAATATCTTTTTGAATTGGACAATAATCAATATTCTCCTGCATTCGCAGAGCATATCAGAAAAAAACTTGAGCATGGTAATGTGACATTGCTGTATGCCGCCAAAAGCCAGACCATCAATCACGCAATCATCTTAAAGGAATGGCTTGATCAGCTGATTTCAGGGTGA